A genome region from Oryzias latipes chromosome 2, ASM223467v1 includes the following:
- the LOC111949111 gene encoding uncharacterized protein LOC111949111 isoform X1 produces MEPVGDKVDDALFLADALIEEFKRKQPAAVQPSGTGPVTFVRHEEDEYGNPLPKRRRTGERRKPVSSKRTPTMAQSPTVDQLCMPSTSGQQSVTEPSHDIGSLIKEVQDLLGPAEDPTPSHWTARKASSLEKWTVLRPFMVDQMLQSGKPKGGQCHHCRSQVAVIVCHDCLPRPLYCASCDLAVHDNRVLHNRSATVEGFYRPLPPTTFIKEEGGKLTFHERACLLPVVLPCCDCSTGQTEVSAGKQVILIGMNGRYNLSLPNVTCSCGKTWDVGIGDLVESGYWPATVHFETLYTVDLFTSYEDLKITAPGMSRHAFVGMLEQRTKVFGRSGKICGDTMQKSFLEWSYAKFEVERLSLVHHFKCPACTPSMLAVAVDGNRKLYRFRSQPGPDGFFDGVFLAKDTEVASFVDYIHGATRHNPGKGRCGGGEWLAARESSHKSASKVDEEGVEVAVCRHGVLLKGLNMFRGEIFAYPLFLQKELAAQNVGFFCSDVVCKYWPYLQKVVRHCPELQGLLTMHPFLSIMHAKAHSWMCELQWGGRNQEGAGITMGEEVEQVNSFLSRAAICSKYMSKAVRTDILTIQAIGWNKRKVEKLDQILAKRYIKTAQRISEALADLDQLTKELSIQEDTVQQWVSDVKNWAADSTGHNDLEKTIEGLYLSIKQRKYELYRKADGNKRRHLLRKKIATEKRALDDAITKRNTDLSETEKLPSSDVLLAHENYFWPWECHGDMVKKKQLFNKVMLLTRLKEEKVIVVREVKQHWEYLRNAVGMLEELSSQISEGITEQSNTDALTEQGREGLLCLLKRRSTELRARQDAARKIYQNVLGLQALCLDDSSTDEENLDSSSSDEDI; encoded by the exons ATGGAGCCGGTAGGGGACAAAGTCGATGACGCTTTATTTCTCGCAGACGCGCTTATAGAAGAATTCAAG CGTAAACAGCCTGCAGCTGTACAACCGTCGGGAACAGGCCCAGTGACCTTTGTTAGGCACGAGGAGGACGAGTATGGAAATCCTTTGCCTAAACGTCGTAGAACAGGAGAGCGGCGGAAACCTGTTTCATCCAAAA GAACTCCAACAATGGCTCAAAGTCCAACTGTAGACCAATTGTGCATGCCATCTACTAGTGGACAGCAGAGTGTGACAGAACCTTCTCACGATATAG GGTCCCTCATCAAAGAGGTTCAAGACCTTCTGGGCCCCGCTGAAGACCCAACTCCATCACACTGGACGGCTAGGAAAGCTTCGTCCTTGGAAAAGTGGACAGTGTTGAGACCTTTTATGGTCGATCAGATGTTGCAATCTGGGAAGCCAAAAGGGGGACAATGCCATCACTGTCGCTCTCAGGTTGCAGTAATAGTGTGTCACGACTGTTTGCCAAGACCACTTTATTGTGCGTCATGTGATTTGGCTGTACATGACAACAGAGTACTTCACAACCGATCAGCGACGGTGGAGGGATTTTATAGGCCACTCCCACCAACCACTTTCATCAAGGAAGAGGGAGGAAAACTTACTTTCCACGAAAGAG CATGCCTTTTGCCTGTCGTCCTTCCCTGCTGTGACTGCTCTACTGGTCAAACAGAagtttctgcaggaaaacaagTGATTCTGATTGGAATGAATG gacGATACAACCTATCCCTGCCAAATGTTACCTGTTCCTGTGGAAAAACCTGGGATGTTGGCATTGGTGATTTGGTTGAAAGTGGATATTGGCCAGCCACAGTACATTTTGAGACTTTATATACAGTGGATTTGTTCACATCATAtgaagatcttaaaattactgcaCCAGGAATGTCAAGGCATGCTTTTGTCGGAATGCTTGAACAGCGCACTAAAGTCTTTGGTCGA AGTGGAAAAATATGTGGCGACACCATGCAGAAATCTTTTCTGGAGTGGTCCTATGCCAAATTTGAAGTTGAGAGGCTGTCACTGGTGCATCACTTTAAGTGCCCAGCATGCACCCCCTCCATGTTGGCTGTTGCAGTGGATGGGAACCGCAAACTTTACCGCTTCAGAAGCCAACCAGG acCTGATGGATTTTTTGACGGTGTTTTTTTGGCGAAAGATACAGAGGTGGCCTCTTTTGTGGACTATATCCATGGTGCAACACGACAT AATCCTGGAAAGGGAAGATGTGGAGGAGGCGAGTGGTTAGCAGCACGAGAGTCCTCTCACAAATCTGCCAGCAAAGTGGATGAGGAAGGTGTTGAGGTTGCTGTGTGCCGTCATGGGGTCTTGTTGAAAGGACTCAATATGTTCCGTGGAGAAATTTTTGCATATCCTCTCTTTCTCCAAAAAGAACTTGCTGCTCAGAATGTAGGGTTTTTCTGCTCCGATGTGGTGTGCAAATATTGGCCATATCTGCAGAAGGTTGTGCGCCACTGTCCTGAACTACAGGGGTTGTTGACAATGCATCCTTTCCTCTCAATCATGCATGCTAAAGCACATTCCTGGATGTGTGAG TTGCAGTGGGGAGGTCGAAACCAAGAGGGAGCAGGAATAACAATGGGGGAGGAGGTTGAGCAAGTGAACAGCTTCCTGTCTCGGGCAGCCATATGTTCTAAATACATGTCCAAAGCTG TACGCACAGATATCCTTACGATACAGGCTATTGGATGGAACAAGCGGAAGGTGGAAAAGCTTGACCAGATTCTAGCAAAAAGATACATCAAG ACCGCACAAAGGATTTCTGAAGCATTGGCAGATCTTGATCAACTAACTAAAGAGCTGTCGATACAAGAAGACACTGTCCAGCAATGGGTGTCTGATGTAAAAAATTGGGCTGCAG ATTCAACTGGTCATAATGACCTTGAAAAAACCATTGAAGGACTGTATCTGAGCATCAAACAGAGGAAATATGAATTGTATCGCAAGGCtg aTGGCAACAAACGGCGTCATCTATTACGAAAGAAGATTGCTACAGAAAAGAGAGCCTTAGACGATGCCATCACAAAACGAAACActgatttgtctgaaacagAGAAATTACCTTCTTCTGATGTGCTTTTGGCTCATGAGAACTATTTCTGGCCTTGGGAat GTCATGGTGACATGGttaagaaaaagcagctttttaacAAGGTAATGCTGCTGACCAGGTTGAAAGAAGAGAAGGTCATTGTGGTTCGGGAAGTTAAGCAGCACTGGGAGTACCTAAGGAATGCGGTTGGGATGCTTGAAGAGCTTTCTTCTCAGATTTCTGAAGGGATCACTGAGCAAA GCAACACTGACGCCTTGACAGAGCAAGGACGAGAGGGGCTACTGTGTTTGCTGAAAAGAAGGTCGACAGAACTCCGTGCTCGACAGGATGCTGCACGCAAAATATACCAGAATGTTTTGGGATTGCAAGCATTGTGTTTAGATGACTCTTCcacagatgaggaaaacttaGACAGTAGTTCCTCGGATGAAGATATTTGA
- the LOC111949111 gene encoding uncharacterized protein LOC111949111 isoform X2 — MAQSPTVDQLCMPSTSGQQSVTEPSHDIGSLIKEVQDLLGPAEDPTPSHWTARKASSLEKWTVLRPFMVDQMLQSGKPKGGQCHHCRSQVAVIVCHDCLPRPLYCASCDLAVHDNRVLHNRSATVEGFYRPLPPTTFIKEEGGKLTFHERACLLPVVLPCCDCSTGQTEVSAGKQVILIGMNGRYNLSLPNVTCSCGKTWDVGIGDLVESGYWPATVHFETLYTVDLFTSYEDLKITAPGMSRHAFVGMLEQRTKVFGRSGKICGDTMQKSFLEWSYAKFEVERLSLVHHFKCPACTPSMLAVAVDGNRKLYRFRSQPGPDGFFDGVFLAKDTEVASFVDYIHGATRHNPGKGRCGGGEWLAARESSHKSASKVDEEGVEVAVCRHGVLLKGLNMFRGEIFAYPLFLQKELAAQNVGFFCSDVVCKYWPYLQKVVRHCPELQGLLTMHPFLSIMHAKAHSWMCELQWGGRNQEGAGITMGEEVEQVNSFLSRAAICSKYMSKAVRTDILTIQAIGWNKRKVEKLDQILAKRYIKTAQRISEALADLDQLTKELSIQEDTVQQWVSDVKNWAADSTGHNDLEKTIEGLYLSIKQRKYELYRKADGNKRRHLLRKKIATEKRALDDAITKRNTDLSETEKLPSSDVLLAHENYFWPWECHGDMVKKKQLFNKVMLLTRLKEEKVIVVREVKQHWEYLRNAVGMLEELSSQISEGITEQSNTDALTEQGREGLLCLLKRRSTELRARQDAARKIYQNVLGLQALCLDDSSTDEENLDSSSSDEDI, encoded by the exons ATGGCTCAAAGTCCAACTGTAGACCAATTGTGCATGCCATCTACTAGTGGACAGCAGAGTGTGACAGAACCTTCTCACGATATAG GGTCCCTCATCAAAGAGGTTCAAGACCTTCTGGGCCCCGCTGAAGACCCAACTCCATCACACTGGACGGCTAGGAAAGCTTCGTCCTTGGAAAAGTGGACAGTGTTGAGACCTTTTATGGTCGATCAGATGTTGCAATCTGGGAAGCCAAAAGGGGGACAATGCCATCACTGTCGCTCTCAGGTTGCAGTAATAGTGTGTCACGACTGTTTGCCAAGACCACTTTATTGTGCGTCATGTGATTTGGCTGTACATGACAACAGAGTACTTCACAACCGATCAGCGACGGTGGAGGGATTTTATAGGCCACTCCCACCAACCACTTTCATCAAGGAAGAGGGAGGAAAACTTACTTTCCACGAAAGAG CATGCCTTTTGCCTGTCGTCCTTCCCTGCTGTGACTGCTCTACTGGTCAAACAGAagtttctgcaggaaaacaagTGATTCTGATTGGAATGAATG gacGATACAACCTATCCCTGCCAAATGTTACCTGTTCCTGTGGAAAAACCTGGGATGTTGGCATTGGTGATTTGGTTGAAAGTGGATATTGGCCAGCCACAGTACATTTTGAGACTTTATATACAGTGGATTTGTTCACATCATAtgaagatcttaaaattactgcaCCAGGAATGTCAAGGCATGCTTTTGTCGGAATGCTTGAACAGCGCACTAAAGTCTTTGGTCGA AGTGGAAAAATATGTGGCGACACCATGCAGAAATCTTTTCTGGAGTGGTCCTATGCCAAATTTGAAGTTGAGAGGCTGTCACTGGTGCATCACTTTAAGTGCCCAGCATGCACCCCCTCCATGTTGGCTGTTGCAGTGGATGGGAACCGCAAACTTTACCGCTTCAGAAGCCAACCAGG acCTGATGGATTTTTTGACGGTGTTTTTTTGGCGAAAGATACAGAGGTGGCCTCTTTTGTGGACTATATCCATGGTGCAACACGACAT AATCCTGGAAAGGGAAGATGTGGAGGAGGCGAGTGGTTAGCAGCACGAGAGTCCTCTCACAAATCTGCCAGCAAAGTGGATGAGGAAGGTGTTGAGGTTGCTGTGTGCCGTCATGGGGTCTTGTTGAAAGGACTCAATATGTTCCGTGGAGAAATTTTTGCATATCCTCTCTTTCTCCAAAAAGAACTTGCTGCTCAGAATGTAGGGTTTTTCTGCTCCGATGTGGTGTGCAAATATTGGCCATATCTGCAGAAGGTTGTGCGCCACTGTCCTGAACTACAGGGGTTGTTGACAATGCATCCTTTCCTCTCAATCATGCATGCTAAAGCACATTCCTGGATGTGTGAG TTGCAGTGGGGAGGTCGAAACCAAGAGGGAGCAGGAATAACAATGGGGGAGGAGGTTGAGCAAGTGAACAGCTTCCTGTCTCGGGCAGCCATATGTTCTAAATACATGTCCAAAGCTG TACGCACAGATATCCTTACGATACAGGCTATTGGATGGAACAAGCGGAAGGTGGAAAAGCTTGACCAGATTCTAGCAAAAAGATACATCAAG ACCGCACAAAGGATTTCTGAAGCATTGGCAGATCTTGATCAACTAACTAAAGAGCTGTCGATACAAGAAGACACTGTCCAGCAATGGGTGTCTGATGTAAAAAATTGGGCTGCAG ATTCAACTGGTCATAATGACCTTGAAAAAACCATTGAAGGACTGTATCTGAGCATCAAACAGAGGAAATATGAATTGTATCGCAAGGCtg aTGGCAACAAACGGCGTCATCTATTACGAAAGAAGATTGCTACAGAAAAGAGAGCCTTAGACGATGCCATCACAAAACGAAACActgatttgtctgaaacagAGAAATTACCTTCTTCTGATGTGCTTTTGGCTCATGAGAACTATTTCTGGCCTTGGGAat GTCATGGTGACATGGttaagaaaaagcagctttttaacAAGGTAATGCTGCTGACCAGGTTGAAAGAAGAGAAGGTCATTGTGGTTCGGGAAGTTAAGCAGCACTGGGAGTACCTAAGGAATGCGGTTGGGATGCTTGAAGAGCTTTCTTCTCAGATTTCTGAAGGGATCACTGAGCAAA GCAACACTGACGCCTTGACAGAGCAAGGACGAGAGGGGCTACTGTGTTTGCTGAAAAGAAGGTCGACAGAACTCCGTGCTCGACAGGATGCTGCACGCAAAATATACCAGAATGTTTTGGGATTGCAAGCATTGTGTTTAGATGACTCTTCcacagatgaggaaaacttaGACAGTAGTTCCTCGGATGAAGATATTTGA
- the LOC111949118 gene encoding uncharacterized protein LOC111949118, with protein sequence MPRGSTTKLCVSCKAVIGVATKTCKVCQTIQPMRQRLAKKLEKFQSKKETWLQKHKKNKTTTHVLDEASVLVEKLNTLGQKAVVFIARPGKKTSTWHTHVIHPRWQLTDQAGQCLDRMKDLYELMINAGVPAKKKKKRDNKKDSPGECSHGGEDQFYPVKQVLKTKKQKGKLMEFVEWEPCSMCGKTWSPQWVEKRNTKK encoded by the exons ATGCCACGAGGATCTACAACAAAACTTTGTGTCAGCTGCAAAGCTGTGATTGGTGTGGCAACTAAGACATGTAAAGTATGCCAAACAATCCAGCCAATGAGGCAAAGGCTTGCCAAAAAACTGGAGAAGTTTCAATCCAAAAAGGAGACTTGgttgcaaaaacacaagaaaaacaaaaccaccacACATGTTTTGGATGAGGCATCGGTTTTG GTGGAAAAGTTGAATACTTTGGGACAAAAAGCCGTTGTGTTTATTGCCAGACCTGGAAAGAAAACATCTACGTGGCATACACATGTCATTCACCCTAGGTGGCAATTAACCGATCAAGCTGGACAGTGTCTGGACCGCATGAAAGACCTATATGAGCTAATGATCAATG CAGGTGTtccagcaaagaaaaagaaaaaaagagataacaaGAAAGATTCACCTGGAG agTGCAGCCATGGGGGAGAAGATCAGTTTTACCCAGTGAAGCAGGTCttgaagacaaaaaagcagaag GGGAAATTAATGGAGTTTGTTGAATGGGAGCCATGTTCCATGTG